ACATCGTCGCATTCCCCACGCCGTTCGCTTTCGGCGCTCCCACGTTTGAAATCGCCGCGATCATCTCCATGCTCATCGTCATCCTGGTGACACTCACTGAGACCTCGGCAGACATCATCGCAGTGGGCGAGATCGTGGACACCAAGGTTGATTCACGCCGCATCGGCGACGGCCTCCGCGCAGATATGCTCTCCAGCGCCATCTCCCCGCTGTTCAATTCCTTCACGCAGAGTGCCTTTGCCCAGAACGTTGGTCTCGTGGCCATCACGGGCATCAAGAGCCGCTTCGTGGTCAGTGCCGGCGGCCTCATCCTGGTGATCCTCGGTCTCCTGCCGATTCTTGGGCGAGTAGTCGCAGCGGTTCCGACGCCCGTCCTGGGCGGCGCCGGCGTCGTGCTCTTCGGTACGGTGGCCGCCAGCGGTATCCGTACCCTGGCCAAGGTTGAGTACAAGAACAACATGAACCTGATCATCGTGGCGGCCTCGATTGGCTTCGGCATGATCCCGATCGCCGCCCCGAAGTTCTACGACCAGTTCCCCTCCTGGTTCGCCACGATCTTCCACTCCGGCATCAGCTCGGCTGCCGTCATGGCCATCCTGCTGAACATCCTCTTCAACCACTTCAAGGCCGGCAACTCGGACAACCAGTCGGTGTTTGTGGCGGGCACTGACCGCGTTGTCAGCGAAGAGGACATCAAGTGCCTCAGCGAAGGCGACCGCTTTGAGAACGGCAAGCTGATTGACGCCGACGGCAAGGAAGTCCCGCTCAAGACGTCCAGCGCTTCTGAGCACTAGCACCCTTCCGCAGATGACAGCAGGCGGCAGTGTTTTCCTTGGGGGACACTGCCGCCTGTTGTCGCCTTGGCATGGTATGTACGACGGCGGCTCTCGCCTTTGCGGCTTGGCCACTAGCCCGCTCCAGGACCTCGCCGAAACGACAAAAGATGGCAATGTTTCTGGGAAACGTTGCCATCTTTTGCCATTCCGCGCGCGGGAGGCGGGGGTTAGTTTTGGTTGAGCTCCGCGGAGATCGCCAGGGCAGCCTCGCGCAGCATGGGCACGGCGCGGTCCGCGAAGCTCTGGTCAACGCGTGTGATCGGGCCCGAGACGGAGATCGCCGTGGGCGTGGGTGCGTTGGGAACGGCCATGGCGAAGCACCGGACGCCCAGTTCCTGCTCTTCCTCGTCGATGGAGTACCCACGCTCACGGATCAGTGCCAGGTCCGCAAGCAGGGAGTCGATGTCACCGATGCTCTTGGCCGTGGGAGTGGGCATGCCGGTGCGGGCCACGATGCCACGGACCACTTCGTCATCCAGCTGGGCGAGAATTGCTTTGCCCACGCCGGTGTCGTGCGTGTGGGCGCGCCGGCCAACCTCGGTGAACATGCGCATGGAGTGCATGGACGGGACCTGTGCCACGTAAATGACCATGTCCGAGTCCAGGACGGCCATGTTGGACGTCTCGCCCAGCCGCTCCACCAGGGTCTTGAGCTGCGGACGGGCCACGGCGCCGAGTTGCTTGCTGGCTCCTTCGCCGAGGCGGATGAGCCGCGGGCCCAGGGCATAGCGGCGGTTGGGGAGCTGCCGGATGTAGCCAAGGGACACCAGGGTCCGGAGCAGGCGATGGATGGTAGGCAGGGGCAGGTCAGTGGACGACGAGAGCTCGCTCAACGTGACGTCGCCGCCCGCGTCCGTGATCAATTCCAGCAGTTCAAAGACGCGCTCAACAGACTGCACGCCTCCGGAGGCTTTTTCAGCCATTCCCTTGTCTCCAATGACTCAGATTCCGACAACTCTTATCCGCATCGTGAAAAGAATTGCTTAGAACACCCAACATACAGCACGCGTGCAAGCTGCGCGATGACACCGAACATGACCAAGCAAGGGGTTGTGTTTCCACTTTGTAGATAATAATATCCATAATACGAAAACATTCAGTTGGAACGGCGGCCCGGGAACGGGCCTAACAGGAGGAATTTCAATGGCGAATCCGAGCCCCGGAAACTCGATCACCCTGCGCGTCGCCGCACCGTCGAGCTTCACCGCAACCAGCGAACTTGCCGCAGCAGTCGGCGCCGCCGGTGCAGCAATCACCGCGCTGGACGTCACGGAATCCCACCACGAGAAGATCGTTGTTGACGTCACGTGCAACACCACCGATGACGACCACGCAGCCCGCGTGAAGGACGCTTTGAACGCACTCGACGGCGTCACGGTCCAGCACGTTTCGGACCGCACATTCCTCATGCACCTCGGCGGCAAGCTCGAGGTCGTCCCCAAAGTAGCCCTGCGCAACCGCGACGACCTCTCGCGTGCCTACACTCCCGGCGTCGCCCGCGTTTGCATGGCGATCGCAGAAGACCCGGCCGCCGCCCGTAACCTGACGGTCAAGCGCAACACCATCGCCGTCCTCACCGACGGTTCGGCCGTCCTGGGCCTGGGCAACATCGGCCCCGCCGCAGCCCTTCCCGTGATGGAAGGCAAGGCCGCACTGTTCAAGCAGTTCGCCAACGTTGACGCCTGGCCGGTCTGCCTGGATACCCAGGACACCGAGGAAATCATCATGATCGCCAAGGCCATGGCCCCGGTCTACGGTGGCATCAACCTCGAAGACATCGCCGCACCGCGCTGCTTTGAGATCGAGAACCGCCTCCGCGAAGAACTGGACATCCCGGTGTTCCACGATGACCAGCACGGCACCGCGATTGTCACCCTCGCTGCCCTGGTCAATGCCCTCCGCGTTGTGGACAAGAAGCTCTCCGAGGTCAAGATCGTGGTCTCCGGCGTAGGCGCTGCCGGCTCGGCCATCATCCAGCTCCTCAAGGCCCAGGGCGCGCAGCACATCATCGCCGCCGGCCGTTCCGGCGCCATCCACTCCGGCGAGGAATACGGCGACGAGCACCGCAGCTGGATCGCCGCGAACACCAACGAAGAAGGCTTCTCCGGAAGCCTGCATGACGCCCTCAAGGGTGCGGACGTGTTCATCGGCGTCAGCGCCCCGCACGTGATCGGCGAAGAGCAGGTTGCCTCCATGGCCGAGGACGCAATTGTGTTCGCCATGGCCAACCCGACCCCGGAAATTGACCCCGTTGTAGCGTCCAAGCACGCAGCCGTGGTTGCTACCGGCCGCAGCGACTTCCCCAACCAGATCAACAACGTGCTGGCATTCCCCGGCTTCTTCCGCGGGCTGCTGGACGCAGGGGCCTCGGACATCACCCCGAACATGCTGGTGGCCGCCGCCGAAGCAATTGCCAACCGGGTGGCTGACGATGAGCTCAACGCGAGTTACATTATCCCCAGCGTCTTCGATCCCCATGTTGCTGCCGATGTTGCTGCTGCGGTGGCAGCCGCCGCGCACGCAAACGCCGCCAGCGCGCTGTAGCACCAGCGCACCCTAGAAAAAGGAATCCGCTCACATGGCTATTACAGTCACTGATCCCCGGCCGATCGATCGCGCCGAGGAGATCCTCACCCCGGAGGCACTGGCCTTCATCGAAGAACTGCACACCCGCTTTGCCGGCACCCGTAATGACCTTCTGCAGGCCCGCAAGGCCAAGCGCCAGCAGGTTGCGGACACCTCCCGCCTCGATTTCCTCCCGGAAACCCAGGACATCCGCGACGGCGACTGGAAGGTCGCCGAGGCACCTGCAGCTTTGCAGGACCGCCGCGTTGAGATGACCGGCCCGGCAACCCCGGCCAAGATGGCCATCAACGCGCTGAACTCCGGCGCCAAGGTGTGGCTGGCTGACCTCGAAGACGCCAGCACGCCCACCTGGTCCAACGTTGTTGACGCGATCCTCAACCTCCGCGACGCCGCCCGGGGCACTTTGAGCTTCACCTCCCCCGAGGGCAAGGAGTACCGTCTCCGCACGGACGCTCCCCTGGCAGTTGTGGTGGCCCGCCCCCGTGGCTGGCACATGGAGGAAAGCCATGTACTGCTCGACGGCGCCCCCGCCGTGGGTGCGCTGGTTGACTTCGGCCTGCACTTCTTCCACATCGCCAAGCAGTTGCTCGAAAACGGTCACGGCCCGTACTACTACCTCCCCAAGATGGAGAGCCACCTTGAGGCCCGCTTGTGGAATGACGTCTTCGTGTTCGCACAGGACTACCTCGGCGTTCCCCAGGGCAGCGTCCGCGCCACCGTGCTGATCGAGACCATCCCGGCAGCGTTCGAAATGGACGAGATCCTGTACGAACTGCGTGACCACGCAAGCGGCCTGAACGCCGGCCGCTGGGACTACCTCTTCAGCATCATCAAGTACTTCCGTGATGCCGGCGAAGAGTTCGTGCTCCCGGATCGCGCCACCGTGGCCATGACGGCACCGTTCATGCGCGCCTACACCGAACTCCTGGTCAAGACCTGCCACAAGCGCGGCGCCTTCGCCATGGGTGGCATGGCCGCCGTCATCCCCAACCGCAAGCAGCCGGATGTCACCGCCGCAGC
The sequence above is a segment of the Arthrobacter sp. StoSoilB22 genome. Coding sequences within it:
- a CDS encoding nucleobase:cation symporter-2 family protein, which codes for MNIKKKSRPANTTSSRAERAGRPERPEDKRLSIGSTFAYGFQHVLTMYGGIIAPPLIIGAAAGMNSQDIGLLIAACLFVGGLATILQTVGIPWFGSQLPLVQGVSFAGVSTMVAIVQGGGGIQAVFGSVIVASLIGLAITPLFSKIIKFFPPVVTGTVITTIGLTLMPVAANWAMGGNAKADNYGSMANIGLAAATMGVVLLLSKVGNAAISRLSILLAMVIGTIIALIAGMADFSKVGQGDIVAFPTPFAFGAPTFEIAAIISMLIVILVTLTETSADIIAVGEIVDTKVDSRRIGDGLRADMLSSAISPLFNSFTQSAFAQNVGLVAITGIKSRFVVSAGGLILVILGLLPILGRVVAAVPTPVLGGAGVVLFGTVAASGIRTLAKVEYKNNMNLIIVAASIGFGMIPIAAPKFYDQFPSWFATIFHSGISSAAVMAILLNILFNHFKAGNSDNQSVFVAGTDRVVSEEDIKCLSEGDRFENGKLIDADGKEVPLKTSSASEH
- a CDS encoding IclR family transcriptional regulator, which encodes MAEKASGGVQSVERVFELLELITDAGGDVTLSELSSSTDLPLPTIHRLLRTLVSLGYIRQLPNRRYALGPRLIRLGEGASKQLGAVARPQLKTLVERLGETSNMAVLDSDMVIYVAQVPSMHSMRMFTEVGRRAHTHDTGVGKAILAQLDDEVVRGIVARTGMPTPTAKSIGDIDSLLADLALIRERGYSIDEEEQELGVRCFAMAVPNAPTPTAISVSGPITRVDQSFADRAVPMLREAALAISAELNQN
- a CDS encoding NAD-dependent malic enzyme; the protein is MANPSPGNSITLRVAAPSSFTATSELAAAVGAAGAAITALDVTESHHEKIVVDVTCNTTDDDHAARVKDALNALDGVTVQHVSDRTFLMHLGGKLEVVPKVALRNRDDLSRAYTPGVARVCMAIAEDPAAARNLTVKRNTIAVLTDGSAVLGLGNIGPAAALPVMEGKAALFKQFANVDAWPVCLDTQDTEEIIMIAKAMAPVYGGINLEDIAAPRCFEIENRLREELDIPVFHDDQHGTAIVTLAALVNALRVVDKKLSEVKIVVSGVGAAGSAIIQLLKAQGAQHIIAAGRSGAIHSGEEYGDEHRSWIAANTNEEGFSGSLHDALKGADVFIGVSAPHVIGEEQVASMAEDAIVFAMANPTPEIDPVVASKHAAVVATGRSDFPNQINNVLAFPGFFRGLLDAGASDITPNMLVAAAEAIANRVADDELNASYIIPSVFDPHVAADVAAAVAAAAHANAASAL
- the aceB gene encoding malate synthase A gives rise to the protein MAITVTDPRPIDRAEEILTPEALAFIEELHTRFAGTRNDLLQARKAKRQQVADTSRLDFLPETQDIRDGDWKVAEAPAALQDRRVEMTGPATPAKMAINALNSGAKVWLADLEDASTPTWSNVVDAILNLRDAARGTLSFTSPEGKEYRLRTDAPLAVVVARPRGWHMEESHVLLDGAPAVGALVDFGLHFFHIAKQLLENGHGPYYYLPKMESHLEARLWNDVFVFAQDYLGVPQGSVRATVLIETIPAAFEMDEILYELRDHASGLNAGRWDYLFSIIKYFRDAGEEFVLPDRATVAMTAPFMRAYTELLVKTCHKRGAFAMGGMAAVIPNRKQPDVTAAAFDKVRADKTREANDGFDGSWVAHPDLVPTCREVFDSVLGDRPNQLDKQRPEVNVTAEQLIDVASAGGTVTEAGLRLNLYVAVAYTGVWISGSGAVAIHNLMEDAATAEISRSQVWQQLRNKSILADTGNTVTRELVTRILGEETERLRIEFGDENFAKYYEPASKLIEDICLSDDYTDFLTTPAYELVG